The following are from one region of the Ptychodera flava strain L36383 chromosome 15, AS_Pfla_20210202, whole genome shotgun sequence genome:
- the LOC139152358 gene encoding acetylcholinesterase-like, with amino-acid sequence MTRNIFAFISIILLHNVSSQNDGEALLTIPQGSLRGIRKQISNTYYVNSFLKIPYVQPALGDLRFRAPQQPAPTWKGVRDATGFGPACIQAGVILDWFPVFPVPVPGVPEFNDTISDYVDEDCLNLNVFAPQVTVGSNRYPVMVFIQGGGYILGGDFLPLYNGEVLAYKKQVVVVTFNYRLGALGFLSLKDDVVPGNYGLLDQVAALKWVRDNIEYFGGDPDQVTIFGQSAGAASVGMHMISPMSKGLFRRAIAESGSPLNHWAIKEEPYDCVKNAHYMATRIGCPTESSTALVECLRTKDALEISRYSFFADGDEFAFEPVVDGPGGFMPLSPIHYIKNGLLQKVPFMMGYTKDETGPTLITVRGVEDGISRDTFRDLIWTRIVTKRKHEGEKAPSYEDIFNAIEFQYTPWESPNDEIKLRESFIKLATDRTFVEGIHKYIDHATEVVPTYLYRFDYRSSQSSGFPEWAGVCHGEELSFVFGVPFKEGGNRTAADKALSETMMSLWANFARTGNPSPLGVKVPHVEGSWERYTTTNRMLMRFGPDGVSYMTDEVINYSNIAFWHVYDNQVVEAATTQRCNCSELCSISSSASPSVLPSTPPTSSPVASSNYTDSSSSTVVYVTTAFNASPIYDAKTVTKYSGDDLTTISSGSISNNQSVLTIIYSLTCILVLLNVRNIYL; translated from the exons ATGACGCGGAATATCTTTGCCTTCATAAGCATTATTTTACTACATAATGTTTCTTCGCAAAACGATGGCGAAGCATTGCTTACCATACCTCAAGGCAGTCTCCGAGGAATACGAAAACAAATAAGCAATACATACTACGTCAATTCGTTTTTGAAAATCCCTTACGTCCAGCCAGCTCTCGGTGATCTTAGATTTCGTGCCCCGCAGCAGCCGGCACCGACATGGAAGGGAGTGCGAGACGCGACCGGTTTCGGGCCAGCTTGCATTCAGGCGGGCGTTATTCTTGATTGGTTTCCAGTGTTCCCGGTACCTGTACCAGGCGTGCCAGAATTTAATGATACCATCTCAGATTATGTTGACGAAGACTGCCTGAATCTTAACGTTTTTGCCCCTCAG GTCACCGTTGGGTCGAATCGATATCCTGTCATGGTGTTCATCCAAGGAGGCGGGTATATCCTTGGAGGTGACTTTCTACCCCTGTACAACGGTGAAGTTCTTGCCTACAAGAAACAAGTCGTGGTCGTCACGTTTAACTACAGACTTGGAGCATTag GATTCCTCAGCCTCAAGGATGACGTAGTGCCCGGTAACTATGGGTTACTAGATCAAGTGGCTGCTTTGAAGTGGGTGCGCGACAACATCGAGTACTTTGGTGGCGATCCAGACCAAGTCACTATATTTGGTCAAAGTGCTGGGGCTGCAAGTGTTGGGATGCATATGATTTCACCGATGTCAAAAG GATTGTTTCGTAGAGCCATCGCCGAAAGCGGAAGTCCTCTGAACCACTGGGCTATCAAAGAAGAACCGTACGACTGCGTGAAGAATGCCCATTACATGGCCACAAGAATTGGCTGTCCAACCGAATCGTCGACCGCATTGGTCGAATGTCTACGAACCAAAGACGCCCTGGAAATTTCACGATACTCATTCTTT GCAGATGGTGACGAGTTTGCGTTCGAACCAGTGGTAGATGGACCGGGTGGATTCATGCCACTAAGTCCCATACACTACATCAAGAACGGTCTCCTCCAAAAAGTACCCTTCATGATGGGATACACTAAAGATGAGACGGGACCAACACTAA TTACCGTACGCGGCGTTGAAGACGGGATATCCAGAGATACTTTCCGAGATCTGATCTGGACCAGAATTGTGACGAAAAGAAAACACGAAGGCGAAAAGGCCCCGTCTTACGAAGACATCTTTAATGCTATTGAATTCCAATACACCCCGTGGGAAAGCCCAAATGACGAAATAAAACTAAGAGAGAGTTTTATCAAG CTTGCAACGGATAGAACGTTTGTGGAAGGCATCCACAAGTACATCGACCACGCAACAGAAGTGGTTCCGACATATCTTTACCGGTTTGACTATCGTTCGAGTCAGTCAAGTGGGTTTCCTGAATGGGCAG gagTCTGTCACGGCGAAGAGCTATCCTTTGTATTCGGAGTCCCCTTCAAGGAAGGCGGCAACCGGACAGCGGCAGACAAAGCTCTGAGTGAAACTATGATGTCCCTATGGGCTAATTTTGCCAGAACAGG aaacccaAGCCCACTAGGAGTAAAGGTCCCGCATGTCGAAGGTTCATGGGAGCGCTATACGACGACTAATCGCATGTTAATGAGATTCGGCCCGGACGGCGTCAGCTACATGACGGATGAAGTCATCAATTATTCAAATATTGCCTTCTGGCATGTCTACGACAACCAAGTCGTCGAAGCGGCGACGACCCAACGATGCAACTGCAGCGAACTTTGCAGCATCAGCTCCTCAGCTTCACCTTCTGTCCTTCCTAGCACGCCACCAACCTCAAGTCCAGTAgcttcatcaaattatacagacTCATCATCGTCCACCGTAGTCTATGTTACCACTGCCTTCAATGCATCGCCCATTTACGATGCAAAGACTGTGACTAAATACAGCGGAGATGATTTGACAACGATTAGCAGCGGCTCGATTAGCAACAACCAATCAGTCTTAACGATTATTTACAGTTTAACCTGCATTCTTGTCCTTCTGAATGTTCGAAACATTTATctatga
- the LOC139152359 gene encoding acetylcholinesterase-like, which produces MASMGHSFLFITVISSLLLHIVSSQNDGEALLTIPQGSLRGIRKQLSNTYYVNSFLKIPYVQPALGDLRFRAPQPAPTWKGVRDATRFGPACTQGGFIFDRFPIFPVPLPGLPVFNSTISDFVDEDCLHLNVYAPEVTVGTNRYSVMLFIQGGGYILGGDLQPLYNGEVLAYRQQVVVVTFNYRLGAFGFLSLNDDVAPGNYGLLDQVAAMKWVRDNIEYFGGDPDQVTIFGESAGAASVGMHMISPMSKGLFRRAIAESGTPLNHWAIKEEPYDCVKNARYMATRIGCPTESSTALVECLRTKDALEISRYSFFADGDEFAFEPVVDGPGGFMPLSPIHYIRNGLLQKVPFIMGYNKDELGLALMGVPDIENGMSRTTFRERIWERIVMRRKYGGEKNASYDDIFNAIEFQYTPWDNPNDQIKLRESFIQLTTDRTFVEGILKHIDYATEVMPTYLYRLDYRSIFSSWPEWAGVCHGDELTYIFGLPFKEGENYTDTDRAMSDTVMSLWANFAKTGNPTPRGVTVPNLDVKWERYTASDRKLLIFGPDGTSYMTDDVIDYSNIAFWHVYDNQVVDAATSKRCNCSELCEDPYSFASTTLPKKSSSTHMTSPNTNRTVVTSETMTYGISIATPYDGQELTTTETGSSGNRSSFLPITYLISGLLALLNIYNDVEP; this is translated from the exons ATGGCTTCCATGGGTCACTCCTTTTTGTTCATAACAGTCATAAGCAGTCTCCTACTACACATTGTTTCTTCACAAAACGATGGCGAAGCATTACTTACCATACCTCAAGGCAGTCTACGAGGAATACGAAAACAATTAAGCAATACATACTACGTCAATTCGTTTTTGAAAATCCCTTACGTCCAGCCAGCCCTCGGTGATCTTAGATTTCGTGCCCCGCAGCCGGCACCGACGTGGAAGGGAGTGCGAGACGCGACCCGTTTCGGACCAGCTTGTACGCAGGGTGGTTTTATTTTCGACCGGTTTCCAATTTTCCCGGTACCTTTACCAGGATTGCCGGTCTTCAATTCCACCATCTCAGATTTCGTCGACGAAGATTGCCTGCATCTCAACGTATATGCACCAGAA GTCACTGTCGGGACGAACAGATATTCCGTCATGCTGTTCATCCAAGGAGGTGGTTACATCCTCGGGGGAGACTTACAGCCTCTGTATAACGGCGAAGTTCTCGCGTACAGGCAACAAGTGGTCGTTGTCACGTTCAACTACCGACTGGGGGCGTTTG GATTCCTTAGCCTCAATGATGACGTGGCTCCCGGTAACTATGGGTTACTAGATCAAGTGGCTGCTATGAAGTGGGTACGTGACAACATCGAGTACTTTGGTGGCGATCCTGACCAAGTCACCATATTTGGTGAAAGTGCTGGGGCTGCAAGTGTTGGAATGCACATGATATCGCCGATGTCTAAAG GGTTGTTTCGTAGAGCCATCGCCGAAAGCGGGACTCCTCTGAACCACTGGGCTATCAAAGAAGAACCGTACGACTGCGTGAAGAATGCCCGTTACATGGCCACAAGAATTGGCTGTCCAACCGAATCGTCCACCGCATTGGTCGAATGTCTACGAACCAAAGACGCCCTGGAAATTTCACGATACTCGTTCTTT GCTGACGGCGACGAATTTGCATTCGAACCAGTGGTAGATGGACCAGGTGGATTCATGCCGCTGAGCCCCATACACTACATCAGGAACGGTCTCCTCCAAAAAGTACCCTTTATTATGGGGTACAATAAAGATGAATTAGGTTTAGCACTCA TGGGTGTACCTGACATTGAGAACGGTATGTCAAGGACCACTTTCAGAGAGCGTATCTGGGAAAGAATTGTGATGAGGAGGAAATACGGAGGCGAAAAGAATGCATCTTACGATGACATATTCAATGCaatagaatttcaatatacccCCTGGGATAATCCAAATGATCAAATAAAACTGAGAGAAAGCTTTATTCAG CTGACTACAGACAGAACGTTCGTGGAAGGGATCCTCAAACACATTGACTATGCAACCGAAGTGATGCCGACTTATTTGTACCGACTTGACTACCGTTCAATTTTCAGCAGTTGGCCAGAATGGGCAG GTGTTTGTCATGGCGACGAGCTGACCTACATTTTCGGCCTGCCCTTCAAAGAAGGTGAAAACTACACGGACACAGACAGAGCCATGAGTGACACGGTCATGTCGCTGTGGGCCAATTTTGCTAAGACTGG AAATCCAACCCCGCGAGGAGTAACGGTACCCAATCTCGACGTTAAATGGGAACGTTACACGGCCAGCGATCGGAAGTTGCTGATATTTGGCCCCGACGGTACGAGCTACATGACGGATGACGTCATCGACTACTCGAATATCGCCTTCTGGCATGTCTACGACAACCAGGTGGTTGACGCAGCGACGTCCAAGCGATGCAACTGCAGTGAACTTTGCGAAGACCCGTATTCGTTCGCATCAACGACTCTGCCGAAAAAGTCGAGTTCGACACACATGACGTCACCAAACACAAACCGAACCGTCGTGACGTCAGAGACAATGACGTATGGCATTAGCATCGCGACTCCATACGATGGACAAGAGTTGACAACAACCGAAACGGGCTCAAGCGGCAATCGCTCATCCTTCTTGCCGATTACATACCTTATTAGCGGACTTCTTGCTCTCCTTAACATCTACAATGACGTAGAACCGTGA